A stretch of the Polaribacter pacificus genome encodes the following:
- a CDS encoding riboflavin synthase subunit beta: MGFLKRTNKKFDYKPRFYKGEGNPYEIGHKFDEFRTTVGKSKGIKSTFKNAIEDLKNPELQDRNVTLTTAVIIGVLFLIFLFFIEFDLSIFVV; the protein is encoded by the coding sequence ATGGGATTTTTAAAGCGTACAAATAAAAAATTTGATTACAAACCTAGGTTTTACAAAGGAGAAGGTAACCCTTATGAAATTGGTCATAAATTTGACGAATTTAGAACAACCGTGGGTAAAAGTAAAGGCATCAAATCAACTTTTAAAAATGCCATCGAGGATTTAAAAAATCCAGAATTACAAGACAGAAATGTTACTTTAACAACAGCTGTTATTATTGGAGTTCTATTTTTAATTTTCTTATTTTTTATTGAATTTGACCTCTCAATATTTGTCGTCTAA